The window GCATGCCCACAAGCTTCAGGTTACGACGCTCAGCACGCCAGGCGCGCCGATTGTGGTCGGCCGCCGCGCCGGCCGTAGCCCCTTCACGTTGCTGTTGTACCACCACTACGATGTGCCGCCAACCGGCCCGTGGCGCGCCTGGCACCACGATCCATTCCAGCTGGCCGAGCGCGATGGCCTGCTCTATGGCCGCGGTGTGGCCGCCGGCAAAGGACCACTGGCCGCGCATCTCAACGCAATTGCCTCGTTGCTCGAAACCGAGGGCGAGCTGCCCTGCGGTGTCGTGGTGGTCGTCGAGGGCGAGGCGCTGAGCGGCAGCCCCAACCTCGGCGCGGCCGTGGCCGAGTCGTATGCGCTGCTGAAGGCCGACGCATGCCTGGCCAGCGCGGGCGAGCGCGCGGCCGACGACCGGCCGTACTGCTACACCGGCGCGAAGGGCCTGCTGCAGGTGCGCCTGCGCGCAAGCGGTGCCAACCAGGCCCTGCCGCCCGGCCTGGCCGCCAGCGTCGCAAGCCCGGTCTGGCGATTGCTGTGGGCGCTGGGCCAGATGAAGAGCGACCAGGAAGAAGTGCTGATCGAGGGCTTCTACGAGGATGTCGAGGGGCCAAGCCGCTCTGAGAACCAGTCGATGCGCAGCCTGCAGATGGACGAAGCCGGCCGCAAGCAGGCCTGGAACATCTCGCAATTTCTGTTCGACCTCGGCGGCGCCGCGCTGGTGCGCACCGAGACGACCCTACCAACCTGCAATGTGACCGACCTATCGGTCGAGCCGGCCAGCGAGCTGCCGATCATCCCGCTAGCAGCGACGGCACGAATCGACTTTCAGCTGGTGCCGCGCCAGCATCCCCACGCAATCACCGAGCTGCTGCGCACACACCTGGCCGAAAAAGGCATGGCCGACATCCAGGTCGAGCGCTTGCCTGGCGGCTACCCTGGTGTCCACACTGCATTCGAGCACCCGTTCGTGCAGCGGCTGGCCGCAGTCGGCGCCGAGCTGTATGGCACGCCGCTGGCGCTGATGCCGCAGGGGCCGTTTGCGCTGCCGCTCTACTTCTTCGCCGAGGCCCTGCGTGTGCCCGTGGCCGTGATTGGCTGCGCGCGGCCCGATAGCGCAGTCCATGCGCCCAACGAGCATATCGCAGTAGCCGACCTGATCCGCCACGGCCAGATCTTGATCGACCTGCTAGGCGCCTGCGCTACGCCAGCGCTCTAGCGCCAGGCCCCATGGTGTTTGACAGCTCGGGCCGCTTGTGGTAGGATGCAGCTCGCGCAATTATAGAATTGCGTTTCTTTATGCCAATCTGCCGGTGTAGCTCAGTGGTTAGAGCGAGCGACTCATAATCGCTAGGTCACTGGTTCAAGTCCAGTCACCGGCACCAGTATGCCATAGGTGTGCGGCCAACCGCACCTACCCCTACCAGCACGCATGTTGCGAGCGCCCCGGTTCTCGAATGCAGAGCCGGGGCGTCGCTGTCTCCACAGAGCTGCATTGCCGGCCCATAGAGTTGCACTATACACCCTGCGATTGTTTCGAGATCGCCGTACATTGGCTATGGTACCGCAATGCTTAAGTAGATCTGCCGCTGCTATACTTTAGGTGCAAAAAGATTCGGTTTGCGCGCATGCAGGAGCACGTCTCATGACAATTACCCCGCGCAGAATCGCGATCGGGCTACTCGGGCTGCTCTTGGTCAGCACACTTGCAGTTATTCTGATCGACGTCGGCATGAGCACCGTTACAACGCTCACTTATATCGATGTACTGGCCGCAGCTATCTTCGGTGCGCTGCTCTGGACTACCTGGCGAGGTTGGGCCTACTCTTCATATGCGCTGATCATCATCATAACCTTGCTGGTCGGCGGTGCGTTGAACGAGCCATTCCTCACGCAGCGGTTCAGCGGAGCGCTACTGATGCCCGCAATTGTTGCACTGGTGCTGGCCGGCCCACGCTGGATTATTGGCAGCGCCGTCTGTTCGCTCCTACTCCTCTTGATACGGGCGGGATGGCAGGGCGTTTATGCCGAACCGATAACGCTCTTGATCCATGGCATAAGCGTGGGTGGGCTGGTGCTGGGGCGTCTGGTGACCATGAGCGCGCTCCAGGCGGGTGCGCGCGCGCAAGCGGCCGCCGAAACATCAGCTGCGGCCCTTCAGTTGGCAAA of the Candidatus Kouleothrix ribensis genome contains:
- a CDS encoding M20/M25/M40 family metallo-hydrolase, with the translated sequence MTEPALISTDRLLSDLTQLLSVPGSPGQAEALATAAARVAALMHAHKLQVTTLSTPGAPIVVGRRAGRSPFTLLLYHHYDVPPTGPWRAWHHDPFQLAERDGLLYGRGVAAGKGPLAAHLNAIASLLETEGELPCGVVVVVEGEALSGSPNLGAAVAESYALLKADACLASAGERAADDRPYCYTGAKGLLQVRLRASGANQALPPGLAASVASPVWRLLWALGQMKSDQEEVLIEGFYEDVEGPSRSENQSMRSLQMDEAGRKQAWNISQFLFDLGGAALVRTETTLPTCNVTDLSVEPASELPIIPLAATARIDFQLVPRQHPHAITELLRTHLAEKGMADIQVERLPGGYPGVHTAFEHPFVQRLAAVGAELYGTPLALMPQGPFALPLYFFAEALRVPVAVIGCARPDSAVHAPNEHIAVADLIRHGQILIDLLGACATPAL
- a CDS encoding STAS domain-containing protein, with translation MTITPRRIAIGLLGLLLVSTLAVILIDVGMSTVTTLTYIDVLAAAIFGALLWTTWRGWAYSSYALIIIITLLVGGALNEPFLTQRFSGALLMPAIVALVLAGPRWIIGSAVCSLLLLLIRAGWQGVYAEPITLLIHGISVGGLVLGRLVTMSALQAGARAQAAAETSAAALQLANANLEQRVAERTAEVQAALCEVEARATEQAHLLAEVEQQRLAIRDMSVPVLPISTKALMMPLVGALDSDRLHLLQQQALQRIEQSSATHLILDITGVTVVDTQVAQGLIQVVQAARLLGAEVVLVGIRPEVAQTMVGLGIQLTGTTTHSSLQEGITYALQHG